From Aedes albopictus strain Foshan chromosome 1, AalbF5, whole genome shotgun sequence, one genomic window encodes:
- the LOC109405096 gene encoding LOW QUALITY PROTEIN: probable 4-coumarate--CoA ligase 3 (The sequence of the model RefSeq protein was modified relative to this genomic sequence to represent the inferred CDS: inserted 1 base in 1 codon), translated as MSTSYDPETKIWSGVKLPGPFNPHANLGHLILNVLERNPSMVAQVSVESGVELTCDELRLRSIRAAQNLTKLGYKQGDMIGFAVRNRENVAPLVYGCFLIGAPMNCLDPDFSVDDMAHMFRISKPVLVMADEDNVETVKSACRVAGIDPKFVVVADGDRDTDDLSSLDLLQKTGSEQFYFPPYLGDSEKLIAAILCSSGTTGMPKGVSLSHAHIIHQSGLVCNMHLSKPPFAFSSLYWASGFYQLIQCPFNNATHYISTRRFSPDVLFEIVHKYALTHVFCPPAQMAMILQSPQLPEADLSSLKSFYSGGGFVSPGLRKSFEKLLPNCKISIGYGTSEIGYAASDGFGLVREGSVGMLAPNIEAKALDDDGNQVGVNEKGVLWFRYAIRPLGYLYNQEATDEIMTDDGWVCSGDIGYFDKDGFLFVVDRKKEIIKYKNYQISPAEIEAVIEQLPEVAHVCVVGLFXSGVACRFTHCRGSAATGLHSK; from the exons ATGTCCACCTCGTACGATCCGGAAACGAAAATTTGGTCCGGCGTGAAGCTGCCGGGGCCATTTAATCCACATGCGAACCTGGGACATTTGATCCTCAACGTTTTGGAACGGAATCCGTCCATGGTGGCCCAGGTCAGCGTGGAGTCTGGAGTGGAACTAACCTGTGACGAGTTACGTCTTCGCTCGATACGAGCTGCCCAGAATTTGACCAAGCTGGGCTACAAGCAGGGTGACATGATTGGTTTTGCCGTGAGGAATCGGGAAAATGTGGCTCCGTTGGTGTACGGCTGTTTCCTGATTGGGGCCCCGATGAACTGTCTCGATCCGGACTTCTCGGTGGATGATATGGCGCACATGTTCCGTATCAGTAAGCCGGTGCTAGTGATGGCCGATGAAGATAATGTGGAAACCGTGAAAAGTGCTTGCAGAGTTGCAGGGATTGATCCAAAGTTCGTTGTTGTGGCAGATGGTGATCGTGATACAGATGATCTGTCTAGTTTGGATTTGCTCCAGAAAACCGGAAGTGAACAATTTTATTT TCCACCGTATCTTGGCGACTCGGAGAAGCTCATCGCTGCAATTCTTTGTTCATCTGGAACTACCGGAATGCCCAAAGGGGTCAGTCTTTCGCACGCACACATCATTCACCAAAGTGGCTTAGTATG cAACATGCATCTATCCAAGCCTCCGTTTGCGTTCAGCTCTCTCTACTGGGCTTCGGGATTCTATCAGTTGATCCAGTGTCCGTTCAACAACGCCACCCATTACATCTCAACCCGACGATTCAGTCCAGATGTACTGTTCGAAATCGTACACAAGTACGCTCTGACGCACGTGTTCTGTCCACCTGCCCAGATGGCGATGATTCTTCAAAGCCCGCAGTTACCGGAAGCCGATCTGTCCAGCTTGAAGAGCTTCTATTCCGGCGGCGGGTTTGTTTCACCGGGGCTTCGCAAGTCCTTCGAGAAGCTGCTACCCAATTGCAAGATCAGCATCGGCTACGGAACGTCGGAGATTGGCTATGCCGCTTCCGATGGCTTTGGGTTGGTGCGGGAAGGATCCGTTGGAATGTTGGCGCCTAACATCGAAGCGAAGGCGCTGGATGACGACGGAAATCAAGTGGGGGTTAACGAAAAAGGCGTTCTCTGGTTCAGATACGCCATCAGACCACTCGGCTACCTGTACAACCAGGAAGCAACCGACGAGATTATGACCGATGATGGCTGGGTTTGCAGTGGAGACATAGGATACTTCGATAAGGATGGTTTTCTGTTTGTGGTTGACAGGAAAAAGGAAATCATCAAGTACAAAAACTACCAGATATCTCCGGCGGAGATTGAAGCCGTGATCGAGCAACTTCCGGAAGTGGCCCATGTCTGCGTTGTGGGTCTGT GATCAGGTGTTGCATGTAGATTTACCCACTGCCGTGGTTCAGCTGCGACGGGACTGCACTCTAAGTGA